In uncultured Desulfovibrio sp., the sequence CCGGGCGGAAATCCATCACCACCGGCACAAAGGGCCGCGGTTCGGCCACCACCACGCCGGGGCAGACCTTGCCGCCAGCCAGTTCGGCCATCATGGCGCAGGCGCGGTCCAGCGCCCAGCGGCTGCGGCACTGGTCGATGCCGCGCTCGAAGCGGTAGGACGCCTCGGAAGACAGGCCCAGGCGGCGCGAGGTCTTGCGGATGGTGCCCGGCCGGAAGACCGCGCTTTCCAGAAAGACATTGGTGCTGTTATCGTCGATTTCCGTATTCAGGCCGCCCATGACGCCGGCCAGGCCCACGGCGCGCTCGGCATCGCGAATGCAGAGGTCGCGCGCATCAAGGGTACGTTCCTGCCCGTCCAGGGTCACGAACTTCTCGCCGTCTGCCGCGCGGGACACCACGATGCGCCCCCCGGCCAGCTTGTCCAGGTCAAAGGAGTGCAGCGGCTGCCCGCATTCCATGAGGATGTAGTTGGTCACGTCCACAATATTGGAAATGGGCCGCACGCCCACGGCATGCAGACGATGCCGGATGCGCATGGGCGAAGGGGCAATCTTGCTGCCCGTGATGACACGCCCCGCATACAGCCAGCAGAGATCGGGATCGCGAATATCCACCGGGGGAAGGGGCACGGCCGGGCCATCCTCCACCAGGGTATGCTGGGGAATGGTCAGGGGCAGATGAAAGGCCTGGGCCGTTTCCCGGGCCAGCCCCAGCACGGAGAGACAGTCGGCGCGGTTGGGCGTGATGGAAATGTCCAGCACCTCGCTGTCCAGGTCCAGGGTATCCACCAGCCTGGCGCCGGGGACGGCGCTGTCAGGCAGCACCATGATGCCCGTATGATCCTCGGTCAGGCCCAGTTCCCGCTCGGAACAGATCATGCCGCAGCTGGGCGCGCCGCGCAGCTTGGCCTTCTTGATGACCAGTCCCCCGGGCATGGTGGTACCCACCAGAGCCACGGGAACCTTCTGCCCGGCGGCCACATTGGGTGCCCCGCAGACGATGTCCAGCAGCTCGCCCTGCCCGGCATCCACCTTGCAGAGGTGCAGGTGATCCGATTGGGGATGATCCGTGCATTCCACCACGTGTCCCACCACAATGGAGGAAATGGCATCATAGGGACGGAGGATTTCTTCCAGTTCCAGTCCCAGCATGGTCAGTCGGTCGCCCAGTTCCTGCGCCGACCCTTCATAGGGGACAAATTCACGCAACCAAGACAGGGAAAGCAGCATAATATCTCTCGCTGGCCGTGAGGCCGATTATCAGTTGAAATTCCATGCGGGCCTGGATTCCTGCACCTCAGGCAGGGGCCGTACCGGCTTCGCCTCGCGGCCATAGCCGCCATAGGCGCCCGGCCCGGGGCGGTGCCGGGGCTTTGCTTCCGGGGGAGGACGGTCTTCCAGCACGCGACCGTAGGCATCGGTATAGCCCATGCCGCCTTGATCCGTACGGCTCACATCGCGCCCGGGCAGTCCCTCCAGGGGGCGGGGGCCCCCCGGCGGTTCCAGACCGGAACGCCGCGGGCTGAAGGCGGATGCCGCCAGGACGCTCTCTGCGCAGGCATGCCACATCAGCGTGCCTGCCGTGCCGCACAGGGCAAGAACCAGCAGCAGCATGCGCAGCCGGCGCCACACCGGCGCAGCGGCCCTGCTAGGCGAACTGGCCAAGGAAACGCGCGTCATTTTCAAAGAACATCCGCAAATCGCCAATGCCGTACTTAAGCATGGCCACACGTTCCACACCCAGGCCAAAGGCAAAGCCGCTCACGTCGGACGGATAGCCCACCGCCGCATAGACCGCGGGGTCCACCATGCCGCAGCCCAGGATTTCCACCCAGCCCGTGGTCTTGCACACGCGGCAGGGTTCGCCGTTCACATGGCCCTTGCCGCCGCACATGCAGCAGGAGATGTCCACTTCGGCGGAAGGTTCCGTGAAGGGAAAGAAGCTGGGACGGAAGCGCACCTGGGTGGCGCTGCCGAAAATCTCGCGCACAAAGGCGGTGAGAATGCCGCGCAGATGGGCCATGCTGATGCCGTGGCCCACCATGAGGCCCTCGATCTGATGGAACATGGGCGTATGGGTGAGGTCGGAGTCGCGGCGATAGACCTTGCCGGGGCAGATGACCGCCAGGGGCGGCTTGCGGGAAAGCATGGTGCGCACCTGCACAGGCGAGGTATGGGTGCGCATGACCACCTTGTCGCTGACATACAGGGTATCCTGCATGTCGCGGGCAGGATGCTCCGGCGGCATGTTGAGAGATTCGAAATTGTAGAAGTCGTTTTCCACTTCCGGGCCGGAGGCCACGTCAAAGCCCAGGCCGCGCAGCACATCGCAGATTTCCTCGATGACCAGCGTGTCGGGATGCAGGGAACCGCGCCAGGGCAGGCGACCGGGGATGGTGGGGTCAAAGCGGCGCAGGGCCTCGGCCTCGCGGGCCTGTTCCAGCGCGCTTTTGTGCTGCTCGAACAGGGCGGAAAGCTGTTCCTTCACGGCGTTGGCCTTCTGCCCGGCGGCCGGCCTGTCAGCCGGCGCCAGCTGCGGCAGGGCGCTCATGATATGGGCCAGACGCCCCTTGCGACCCAGAAAATCCACGCGCAGGACTTCCAGCGCCTCCAACGAAGAAGCCTGGGCCAAACCCGATTCGAGTTCCGGCACCAGACCTTCCAATGCGGTAATCAGATCCATGCAGTTCTTCCCACTGCCGCAGGGCGGCACGATGCGGCACGGAAACTTCCCGTGCCTTCACAAAAACATACGCGGCACGCCGAAACAGGTCTTGCCTGCAGGGCGTGCCGCGTCACACAGCAAACCGTCCGACAACGCCTGCTACAGCGCGGCCTTGGCCAGTTCCACCACCTTGGCGAAATCATCCTTGTGGAAAACGGCCAGATCGGCGAGGACCTTGCGGTTGAGCGTGATGCCGGCCTTGTTGAGGCCATGCATCAGACGGCTGTAGGACAGACCGTTCAGGCGCGCACCGGCGTTGATGCGCAGAATCCACAGGGTGCGGAAATCGCGCTTGCGGTGCTTGCGACCGATGAAGGAATACTGGAGCGCACGTTCCACGGCCTCGCGGGCGGTACGGTACAGACGGCTGCGGCCGCCGCGAAAGCCCTTGGCAGCGCTCAGATACTTTTTGTGCCGACGATGGGCGGCAAGACCTCTCTTCACACGCATGGGGGAACCCTCCTTTCACCCGGCAGAGGCGGAGGCATAAGCCCGCCGGGGAGTAAAATATCCACACTTTCCGCGCCTGGCGCGGGACGGAATTGAACAGCCCTGTGTCGCGGCTTCCGTCGGCCGCCGGCCCTGTGGGCCTGTGCCCGTCTGGGCGCCTGTCCGGGCATATTGCCCTGCCGGTAGGCGCATGCGCTTGCGCTTCCGGCACATGCTGCCCGCTTTCCGCTGCCGCAGTCACCACCGCCGCAGCCACGCGAGGCAG encodes:
- the pheT gene encoding phenylalanine--tRNA ligase subunit beta — encoded protein: MLLSLSWLREFVPYEGSAQELGDRLTMLGLELEEILRPYDAISSIVVGHVVECTDHPQSDHLHLCKVDAGQGELLDIVCGAPNVAAGQKVPVALVGTTMPGGLVIKKAKLRGAPSCGMICSERELGLTEDHTGIMVLPDSAVPGARLVDTLDLDSEVLDISITPNRADCLSVLGLARETAQAFHLPLTIPQHTLVEDGPAVPLPPVDIRDPDLCWLYAGRVITGSKIAPSPMRIRHRLHAVGVRPISNIVDVTNYILMECGQPLHSFDLDKLAGGRIVVSRAADGEKFVTLDGQERTLDARDLCIRDAERAVGLAGVMGGLNTEIDDNSTNVFLESAVFRPGTIRKTSRRLGLSSEASYRFERGIDQCRSRWALDRACAMMAELAGGKVCPGVVVAEPRPFVPVVMDFRPARADELLGVHLGEDFDRQVLEGLGCHVETGADGWKVTQPSWRPDLTREADLVEEVGRMYGLDTIPPALPSFTQDLDRAGEPESRYAFWSRIKRWGAGLGLNEAVNYSFVGHKDLDHLHLPVEGRISIKNPLSAEQDVLRTWLAPGLLHDLRNNLAQGAQGLRLFELAHVFHARPMTDAHDTGALETGKLGVLLYGSRYDTAWPQVDGDMDYADLKGIVEHFLAFLHLSAPVCRQCADHPFLLPCVSVCVPSADGETEVGVMGRVRPDMADAFHARKDVWLAELDLDVLRTLHDAARVRFRSLPVYPPVRRDITVVAPAGLQVGAVLEHVRGMHLPLLEDVVLLDCFEPEGSEERNLTFRLTFRHAQRTLKDAEVDKEREKVAQSLVQQLGVRI
- the rplT gene encoding 50S ribosomal protein L20; translation: MRVKRGLAAHRRHKKYLSAAKGFRGGRSRLYRTAREAVERALQYSFIGRKHRKRDFRTLWILRINAGARLNGLSYSRLMHGLNKAGITLNRKVLADLAVFHKDDFAKVVELAKAAL
- a CDS encoding translation initiation factor IF-2 codes for the protein MLLLVLALCGTAGTLMWHACAESVLAASAFSPRRSGLEPPGGPRPLEGLPGRDVSRTDQGGMGYTDAYGRVLEDRPPPEAKPRHRPGPGAYGGYGREAKPVRPLPEVQESRPAWNFN
- the pheS gene encoding phenylalanine--tRNA ligase subunit alpha, which gives rise to MDLITALEGLVPELESGLAQASSLEALEVLRVDFLGRKGRLAHIMSALPQLAPADRPAAGQKANAVKEQLSALFEQHKSALEQAREAEALRRFDPTIPGRLPWRGSLHPDTLVIEEICDVLRGLGFDVASGPEVENDFYNFESLNMPPEHPARDMQDTLYVSDKVVMRTHTSPVQVRTMLSRKPPLAVICPGKVYRRDSDLTHTPMFHQIEGLMVGHGISMAHLRGILTAFVREIFGSATQVRFRPSFFPFTEPSAEVDISCCMCGGKGHVNGEPCRVCKTTGWVEILGCGMVDPAVYAAVGYPSDVSGFAFGLGVERVAMLKYGIGDLRMFFENDARFLGQFA